The Candoia aspera isolate rCanAsp1 chromosome 6, rCanAsp1.hap2, whole genome shotgun sequence genome has a segment encoding these proteins:
- the R3HCC1L gene encoding coiled-coil domain-containing protein R3HCC1L: MQPDTDKSRVRLKKPDMVLYVPRARREMAVSKSGTSLATKCGRESHCSTGKESIKVCETGQSPKARKGLLQNHQGSAGSAKKERRTFSQDWSHNDAFCQRNTGTKAQEEKSPKFQQKTKSHQLLSSSSLLDPPLTAVSETETCECCTIRSAISVERMADLQPEVSNTDSLWENEHTCPAERQGTLSLPEGHHTGKTKWAGVLAEEVELGEGGMQYFSSKTLLDQKELSEESKLLCKSNRTKPLGKGGSEITGISENSIAENPGKRIPGNIEKYKDSSSSCTEEGNSDSTYISNSSLLEHIGKSNLFPTEITKYNRGKCIEQSNSSQTAVGDSSILEYAVVGPKESGRVKDAKESVPASAQASEHGDKNESCISHPSVKLISDQAEVSTDNLSAYSSGNIFIQAETHNLIENTEQFPDNSSVSISSSCSDRTSGKVEDLPNCFFKVAEDEMLQACDGEREKEKSLFHETGQYKVDTLEAEAAPTAGKSTLDLVDQSTESRSSVEPSSSSKETASWSLKGASEKMAHCSGSILERRRAPFTDNSVEKPTLGELGMSLQYPFEDKGEEPPTDCGPSSSEETTNTGAGPASHSDSMADESWDALFNDDGDCLDPQLLEGLSTCTLHGTRLQEPHFDYYNYSPADLDMSDSELPHVIEIYDFPPEFRTEDLLCVFCHYQKKGFDIKWIDDSHALGIFSSPITARDALNTKHLMVKTRPLSQATRAARTKARAYAEFLQPAKERPETSAALARRLVTGALGVRSKQSKAEREAERKQLQAARERKLLEAKQKEDAWEGRE, translated from the exons ATGCAGCCAGATACAGACAAGAGCAGGGTACGACTTAAGAAACCAGACATGGTCCTGTATGTCCCAAGAGCAAGACGTGAGATGGCAGTCTCAAAAAGTGGCACCTCCCTGGCCACCAAATGTGGGAGGGAGAGTCACTGCTCCACAGGGAAGGAGAGCATTAAAGTGTGTGAGACAGGACAAAGCCCTAAAGCTAGGAAAGGGCTGCTTCAGAATCATCAGGGAAGTGCTGGGTCTgctaagaaagagagaagaactttTTCCCAAGACTGGAGTCATAATGATGCATTCTGCCAAAGAAACACAGGCACAAAGGCTCAGGAAGAGAAGAGTCCAAAATTCCAACAGAAGACCAAATCACATCAATTGCTCTCTTCCTCCAGCTTGCTGGACCCACCTCTTACTGCAGTAAGTGAAACAGAGACATGTGAGTGCTGTACTATACGCTCTGCTATCTCAGTGGAGAGAATGGCAGATCTCCAGCCAGAAGTTAGTAATACAGACAGCTTGTGGGAAAATGAGCATACATGTCCAGCAGAAAGGCAGGGCACTTTATCTTTGCCAGAGGGTCACCACACTGGCAAGACCAAGTGGGCAGGAGTTCTAGCAGAAGAAGTAGAATTGGGTGAAGGCGGTATGCAGTATTTTAGCAGTAAGACACTCTTGGATCAGAAAGAACTAAGCGAAGAAAGCAAATTGCTTTGCAAGAGTAATAGAACAAAACCTTTAGGTAAAGGTGGTTCAGAAATAACTGGAATAAGTGAGAACAGTATAGCTGAAAATCCAGGCAAGAGGATTCCAGGTAACATAGAGAAATATAAGGATAGTTCATCAAGCTGTACAGAGGAGGGAAACTCTGATTCAACATACATAAGTAACAGTAGTTTGCTGGAGCACATTGGTAAAAGCAATCTGTTTCCTACGGAGATAACTAAGTATAATAGAGGTAAATGTATAGAACAGAGCAACTCCAGTCAAACAGCAGTGGGTGACAGTAGCATCTTAGAATATGCTGTGGTAGGGCCAAAGGAAAGTGGTAGGGTTAAAGATGCAAAGGAGAGTGTTCCTGCTTCAGCACAAGCAAGTGAGCATGGTGACAAGAATGAGAGTTGTATCTCCCATCCTTCAGTTAAACTTATCTCTGATCAGGCTGAAGTGAGCACAGATAATTTGTCTGCTTATAGTAGTGGGAATATTTTCATTCAGGCGGAGACACACAACTTAATCGAGAATACAGAGCAGTTCCCAGATAATTCAAGTGTGTCTATAAGTTCTAGTTGTTCGGATAGGACTTCTGGGAAGGTAGAAGATCTACCCAATTGTTTCTTTAAGGTAGCAGAGGATGAAATGCTACAGGCATGTGATGGTGAACGTGAGAAGGAGAAAAGCCTCTTTCATGAAACTGGCCAGTATAAAGTTGATACACTGGAGGCAGAGGCTGCACCGACAGCAGGGAAAAGCACTTTGGACTTGGTTGATCAGAGCACCGAAAGTAGAAGCAGTGTGGAACCAAGCAGTTCTTCTAAAGAGACGGCCAGCTGGTCGCTCAAGGGTGCCTCTGAGAAGATGgcacattgttcaggaagcatATTGGAGAGAAGAAGAGCACCCTTCACTGATAACTCTGTGGAAAAGCCAACTTTGGGGGAACTGGGTATGAGCTTGCAGTATCCCTTTGAAGACAAAGGAGAAGAACCACCCACAGATTGTGGACCATCTAGTTCGGAAGAGACTACTAACACTGGCGCTGGTCCTGCAAGTCACAGTGACAGCATGGCAGATGAGAGCTGGGATGCCCTGTTTAATGATGATGGGGACTGCCTGGATCCACAGTTACTGGAGGGG CTGTCTACCTGCACTCTCCATGGCACAAGGCTACAGGAGCCGCATTTTGATTATTACAACTATTCTCCAGCTGATCTGGACATGAGTGACTCTGAGCTGCCACATGTCATTGAAATCTATGACTTCCCACCCGAATTCCGCACTGAGGATCTACTGTGTGTCTTCTGCCATTACCA GAAAAAGGGCTTTGACATTAAATGGATAGATGACTCACATGCTCTGGGTATCTTCTCCAGTCCCATCACAG CACGGGATGCTCTCAATACCAAACATCTGATGGTAAAAACCCGTCCCCTGTCACAAGCTACAAGAGCTGCAAGGACGAAAGCCAGAGCCTATGCGG AATTCCTGCAACCTGCCAAAGAGCGTCCTGAAACCTCAGCTGCGCTGGCCAGGAGACTGGTGACAGGTGCCCTTGGTGTGCGGAGCAAGCAGAGCAAGGCAGAACGCGAAGCTGAACGCAAGCAGTTACAGGCAGCTCGAG AGCGGAAGCTCTTAGAGGCCAAGCAAAAGGAAGATGCCTGGGAAGGCCGTGAGTGA